One window from the genome of Eucalyptus grandis isolate ANBG69807.140 chromosome 7, ASM1654582v1, whole genome shotgun sequence encodes:
- the LOC104452811 gene encoding protein LNK1 codes for MCIRWRVKNLKGMSDLCIYELQDNVWDEFGESDDHIVPHAADEAKSQCLVQSDSRKKLRLQVTGVTSNADSRTNSVVLGRKETNPETLTKKEKMLEKDAWSHTPDGMFPASCDNLSSKEVRNVASDDSRMSAHCFKSSTDGVFCADDPVIDERCATVDNNMYSYSLNHISPTESNLNFFNHEDKESNDLYYGWPDIGNFEDVDKMFRSCDSTFGVGSLSNDDGLEWLTSEAIEGSEDAIKSELEFSCSDSKVANKASEACGNSLPHGYILSHNDPKKKSATMCDNSSMQVNGSGETAAFSHTSSMNGSGAQSESKEDSMSEKEMNKHKKQSNPQNQSELKRKVRYLENGGSFGHHSLLDQFPHVEVPFSNSPNQMHNEYVHSGYFHHVNQISGCSTLSSVKSDDQLSPTPKESSYSSNQVSLPRNFNPADVTSPNASICDPDAVLKGLHPSENGIESQSNGEVSLGVPADMDSSLVQESSCMSSALDEISLEAASFRQLQRVMEQLDIKTKLCIRDSLYRLARSAEQRHSGGIPIIDSKNDGGHSEVLTAEETNKCNGFMDMETDTNPIDRSVAHLLFHRPSDPSAMPGSNASSPKSHVMIHRSVTSPPVKNERDTGQEEAVADAE; via the exons ATGTGTATTCGGTGGCGGGTAAAAAATCTCAAAGGAATGTCAGACTTGTGCATATATGAG CTTCAAGACAATGTGTGGGATGAATTTGGTGAGAGTGATGACCATATAGTACCCCATGCTGCTGATGAAGCCAAATCTCAGTGTCTAGTTCAGAGTGATAGCCGCAAGAAACTTCGTCTTCAAGTAACTGGGGTCACAAGTAATGCTGACAGCAGGACTAACTCTGTTGTTTTgggaaggaaagaaacaaatccAGAGACCCTGACTAAGAAGGAGAAAATGCTGGAAAAGGATGCATGGTCTCACACACCTGATGGCATGTTTCCTGCTTCATGTGATAACCTGTCTTCAAAAGAAGTTAGAAATGTGGCATCTGATGATTCAAGAATGTCTGCACACTGTTTCAAAAGCAGCACCGATGGTGTTTTTTGTGCTGATGACCCTGTTATCGATGAGAGATGTGCAACAGTCGACAATAACATGTACAGTTATTCTCTCAACCATATTTCTCCAACAGAGAGTAATCTCAACTTTTTCAATCAtgaagacaaagaaagcaatGATCTATACTATGGATGGCCTGACATAGGGAATTTTGAAGATGTTGACAAAATGTTCAG GAGCTGTGATTCCACATTTGGAGTTGGAAGTCTGAGTAATGATGATGGTTTGGAATGGCTCACCTCTGAGGCTATTGAAGGATCTGAAGATGCTATAAAATCCGAGTTAGAATTTTCATGCTCGGATTCAAAAGTAGCTAACAAAGCATCAGAAGCTTGTGGAAATTCTTTGCCACATGGTTATATCCTTTCACACAATGATCCCAAGAAGAAAAGTGCAACCATGTGTGACAATTCAAGCATGCAGGTCAATGGTTCTGGTGAAACTGCTGCTTTCAGTCACACATCATCTATGAATGGGTCAGGTGCACAATCTGAAAGTAAGGAAGACTCAATGAGTGAAAAAGAG ATGAATAAGCACAAAAAGCAGTCAAATCCTCAAAATCAATCAGAGTTGAAAAGGAAAGTCAGATACCTAGAAAATGGTGGTTCTTTCGGACATCATAGTCTCCTAGATCAATTTCCTCATGTGGAAGTTCCCTTTTCTAACTCACCCAATCAG ATGCATAATGAATACGTTCACTCGGGGTACTTTCATCATGTTAACCAAATCTCAGGATGCTCGACTTTATCTAGTGTAAAGTCTGATGACCAGCTATCTCCTACTCCAAAGGAATCTTCGTATTCATCAAATCAG GTCTCTTTGCCTAGGAACTTTAATCCTGCAGATGTGACGAGTCCAAATGCATCAATCTGTGACCCAGATGCAGTTCTGAAAGGTCTGCATCCCAGTGAAAATGGAATAGAAAGTCAGAGTAATGGTGAAGTCAGCCTAGGTGTTCCAGCAGACATGGACTCTTCCCTGGTGCAAGAAAGCTCTTGCATGAGCTCTGCATTGGATGAAATTTCATTAGAAGCAGCCAGCTTTCGTCAACTTCAACGAGTCATGGAACAG TTGGATATCAAGACAAAGCTTTGCATAAGGGATAGTCTGTACCGCTTAGCAAGGAGTGCTGAACAGAGACATAGTGGTGGGATTCCTATCATAGATAGCAAAAATGATGGGGGTCATAGTGAAGTATTGACTGCTGAAGAAACAAACAA GTGTAATGGATTCATGGATATGGAAACTGACACTAATCCGATAGATCGTTCTGTGGCGCATTTATTGTTTCACCGACCCTCAGATCCGTCTGCGATGCCTGGTAGCAATGCTTCTTCTCCCAAGTCCCATGTCATG ATTCATAGGTCTGTCACCAGTCCACCTGTAAAGAACGAAAGAGACACCGGACAAGAGGAAGCTGTTGCCGATGCAGAATAG